The Streptococcus mitis genomic sequence GTTGAAGAATTAGAAGGCAATAGCATCTATGAAATCGATAGTGTCCAAGACTACCATAAATTAGAAGAAATTCTTCAAAACGAAAATTAAAGATTCCAACATCTGGCTAAAATAGTCGGATGTTTTTTTGATTTTTTACGAATAAATAGATGAGTAGAAAAAGAAATGGAGTTATTTATGAAAATTACAAACTATGAAATCTATAAGTTAAAAAAATCAGGTTTGACCAATCAACAGATTTTGAATGTCCTAGAATACGGTGAAAATGTTGATCAAGAACTGTTGTTGGGTGACATTGCAGAAATTTCAGGTTGCCGAAATCCAGCTGTTTTTATGGAACGTTATTTTCAGATAGACGATACGCATTTGGAGAAAGAATTTCAAAAATTTCCATCGTTCTCTATTCTAGATGACTGTTATCCTTGGGATTTGAGTGAAATATATGATGCACCTGTGCTTTTATTTTACAAGGGAAATCTGGATCTCTTGAAATTCCCGAAGGTAGCAGTCGTAGGAAGTCGTGCTTGTAGCAAACAGGGAGTTAAATCAGTTGAAAAAGTCATTCAGGGCTTGGAAAATGAACTAGTTATTGTCAGTGGATTAGCAAAGGGCATTGACACAGCAGCTCATATGGCAGCTCTTCAGAATGGCGGAAAAACCATTGCAGTGATTGGAACAGGACTAGATGTGTTTTATCCTAAAGCCAATAAACGCTTGCAAGACTACATCGGCAATGACCATATGGTTCTAAGTGAATATGGACCTGGCGAACAACCTCTTAAATTTCATTTTCCTGCCCGTAATCGCATCATTGCTGGACTTTGTCGTGGCGTGATTGTAGCAGAGGCTAAGATGCGCTCAGGTAGTCTCATTACCTGTGAGAGGGCAATGGAAGAAGGACGCGATGTTTTTGCTATACCTGGTAGCATTTTAGATGGACTATCAGACGGTTGCCATCATTTGATTCAAGAAGGGGCAAAATTGGTCACCAGTGGGCAGGATGTTCTTGCAGAATTTGAATTTTAATACTCTTCGAAAATCTCTTCAAACCACGTCAGCTTCACCTTGCCGTAGGTATGGTTACTGACTTCGTCAGTTTCATCTGCAACCTCAAAGCAGTGCTTTGAGCAACCTGCGGTTAGTTTCCTAGTTTGCTCTTTAATTTTCATTGAGTATAAGAAGAAAGTCCGCTTACTAGATAAACTTTTCTTCTATTATAGTAGCTAAGTCTTGACAGTTATGGCAAAATGGTTTACACTTTATAAAGTTTATTACTTTGAAAAGGTGTGATACTGTGGCTACGGCAACAAAAAAGAAAAAATCAACAGCTAAAAAAAATCTAGTAATCGTGGAGTCGCCTGCTAAGGCCAAAACGATTGAGAAATATCTAGGCAGAAACTACAAGGTTTTAGCCAGTGTCGGCCATATCCGTGATTTGAAGAAATCTAGTATGTCCGTCGATATTGAAAATAATTATGAACCGCAATATATCAATATCCGAGGAAAAGGGCCTCTTATCAATGACTTGAAAAAAGAAGCCAAAAAAGCTAATAAAGTCTTTCTGGCGAGTGACCCGGACCGTGAAGGAGAAGCGATTTCTTGGCATTTGGCTCACATTCTCAACTTAGATGAAAATGATGCCAACCGTGTGGTCTTCAATGAAATCACCAAGGATGCGGTCAAAAATGCTTTTAAAGAACCGCGTAAGATTAATATGGACTTGGTCGATGCTCAACAGGCTCGTCGTGTCCTAGACCGCTTGGTGGGGTACTCGATTTCGCCTATTTTGTGGAAGAAGGTCAAGAAGGGCTTGTCAGCAGGTCGCGTTCAGTCTATTGCGCTTAAGTTAATCATTGACCGTGAGAATGAAATTAATGTCTTTCAGCCTGAAGAATACTGGACAATTGATGGCATCTTTAAAAAGGGAACCAAGCAATTTCAGGCTTCCTTCTATGGAGTAGATGGTAAAAAGCTAAAACTGACTAGCAATGACGAGGTTAAGGAAGTCTTGTCTCGTCTGACTAGTAAAGACTTTTCAGTGGATCAGGTAGATAAGAAAGAGCGCAAGCGTAATGCTCCTTTACCTTATACCACGTCATCTATGCAGATGGATGCTGCTAATAAAATCAATTTCCGTACTCGAAAGACCATGATGGTTGCCCAACAGCTCTATGAAGGGATCAATATTGGTTCTGGTGTGCAAGGTTTGATTACCTACATGCGTACCGATTCGACTCGTATCAGTCCAGTAGCGCAAAATGAAGCAGCAAGTTTCATTACGGACCGCTTTGGTAGCAAGTATTCTAAGCATGGGAGCAAGGTTAAAAATGCTTCAGGTGCTCAGGATGCCCACGAGGCTATTCGCCCGTCTAGTGTCTTTAATACACCGGAAAGCATCGCTAAGTATTTGGACAAGGATCAGCTCAAGCTTTATACCCTTATCTGGAATCGTTTTGTGGCTAGCCAGATGACAGCTGCTGTCTTTGATACCATGGCCGTTAAATTGTCTCAAAATGGGGTTCAATTTGCTGCTAATGGTAGTCAGGTTAAGTTTGATGGTTATCTTGCTATTTATAATGATTCTGACAAGAATAAGATGTTACCGGATATGGCTGTTGGAGATGTGGTCAAGCAGATCAATAGCAAACCAGAGCAACATTTTACTCAACCACCTGCTCGCTATTCTGAAGCGACACTGATCAAGACCTTGGAGGAAAATGGGGTTGGACGTCCGTCAACCTACGCACCGACCATTGAAACTATTCAGAAACGTTATTATGTTCGTCTTGTAGCCAAACGTTTTGAACCGACAGAGTTGGGAGAAATTGTTAACAAGCTCATCGTTGAATATTTCCCAGATATCGTAAACGTGACCTTTACAGCTGAAATGGAAGGCAAACTGGATGATGTCGAAGTTGGAAAAGAGCAGTGGCAACGTGTCATTGATGCCTTTTACAGACCATTCTCCAAAGAAGTGGCCAAGGCTGAAGAAGAAATGGAAAAAATCCAAATCAAGGATGAACCAGCTGGATTTGACTGTGAAGTGTGTGGCAGTCCAATGGTCATTAAACTTGGTCGTTTTGGTAAGTTCTACGCTTGTAGCAATTTCCCAGATTGCCGTCATACCCAAGCAATCGTGAAAGAGATTGGTGTTGAGTGTCCAAGCTGTCATCAGGGACAAATCATTGAACGTAAGACCAAACGCAATCGCCTCTTCTATGGTTGCAATCGCTATCCAGATTGTGAATTTACTTCTTGGGACAAGCCTGTTGGTCGTGACTGTCCAAAATGTGGCAACTTCCTCATGGAGAAAAAAGTCCGCGGTGGTGGCAAACAGATTGTATGTAGTAAGGGTGACTACGAAGAAGAAAAGATTAAATAAGAGGAGAGTCCTGAAAGTGAATTTCAGGCTCTTTCTGGTTGGAGCTTGACAAAATTCATCATTGTATGCGAAACTAGAAGAAGATTATTTTAACTAGGAGAAGTTATGCGTCTTATCTATCTAATTATTGGTTTCTTATCACTGGCCTTGGCTATTATTGGGGTTGTTTTGCCCTTATTGCCGACAACGCCTTTTCTTTTGTTGTCTATTGCTTGTTTCTCAAGAAGTTCCAAGCGCTTCGAAGATTGGCTTTATCATACCAAACTCTATCAAGCATATGTGGCTGATTTTCGTGAGACCAAGTCCATTGCGCGTGAACGTAAGAAAAAAATCATCGTATCTATCTACATCTTGATGGGAATTTCCATTTATTTTGCCCCTCTCTTACCAGTCAAAATCGGTCTGGGAGCCTTGACCATCTTTATCACTTATTATCTCTTCAAGGTCATTCCAGATAAAGAATAGTTAAAATAGTAGTTATTTCCCTTGATAAAAACGAAAGTATATTCACAACAATATGATATAATAAATTTAAAGTAATACTCAAGGAGAATCAAATGATTTACGAATTTTGTGCTGAAAATGTGACCTTGCTTGAAAAAGCGATGCAGGCTGGAGCTCGTCGAATCGAACTCTGTGATAATCTAGCAGTGGGAGGAACAACACCAAGCTATGGAGTAACCAAGGCAGCGGTTGAACTGGCATCTAACTACGATACGATCATTATGACTATGATTCGTCCACGTGGTGGCGACTTTGTCTATAATGACCTAGAAATTGATATCATGCTGGAAGATATTCGTTTGACTGCTCATGCTGGAAGTCAAGGGGTTGTATTTGGGACTTTAACAGCTGATAAGAAGTTGGATAAGCCTAATCTTGAAAAGTTAATTGCTGCATCAAAAGGAATGGAAATTGTCTTCCACATGGCCTTTGATGAATTGAGCGATGAAGATCAACTGGAAGCTATTGACTGGCTTAGTCAAGCTGGAGTCACTCGTATCCTAACTCGCGCTGGTGTGTCTGGCGACTCCTTAGAAAAACGTTTTGCTCACTATCACAGAATTTTGGAGCACGCTAAAGGTAAAATTGAAATTCTACCAGGTGGGGGGATTGACCTTGACAACCGTCAAACCTTTATCAATCAGCTAGGCGTGACACAATTACATGGAACCAAGGTTGTCTTTTAAAAAATAGAAAGGAACTGCTAGCTTTGGGTAGCAGTTTTCACTTATGTTTGAAATTTTTAAATCCTATCAGTTTAATCAAGAAAAGGCTCATGATTATGGTTTTGTAGAAAATGGTGGAGTCTGGACCTATAGTTGCCAAATTTTGCAGGATGACTTTGTCATGACTGTGTCCATCACTACTGATAATGTGAGTTTTCAAGTCTTTGACCAGGAGACTGGTGACCTCTATCCTCAAGTTCATATGGAAAGTATGACAGGAAGTTTTGTTGCAAGTGTCCGTGAGGCTTGTCTGGAGATTCTCTACCAGATTCGGAAGGCTTGTTTTGAGGTACAGGATTTTATCTGCCCTCAGACTAAGCGAATCATGACTCAAGTTCAGGAAAAGTATGGTAATCAGTTGGAGTATTTGTGGGAGAAATCGCCTGATACGGCAGTGTTAAGACATGAAGGCAATAAAAAGTGGTATGCCGTCTTGATGAAAATCTCTTGGGATAAGCTGGAAAAGGGCAGAGAAGGACAGGTGGAAGCAGTCAACCTCAAACATGACCAAGTAGCTGATTTACTTTCACACAAAGGCGTTTATCCAGCTTTTCATATGAATAAACGTTACTGGATTAGTGTGGCGCTTGATGATACTTTATCAGATAAAGAAGTATTGGAATTTATAGAAAAAAGTTGGAACTTAACCACTAAAAAATGAAACATTTCAATGGTTTTCAAGAACTTTCAATTAGCAAAATATTCTCTACTGAAGAAATTTTCAGAAAATATTGGATTTTTTCTTGACAAGCACTTTTGCCTATGCTAAAATACTAAACAAGATATCAAACGAAGGAGAAAGTCAAACATGAAAACAGCTAAGTTTAATCAATTTGCTTTGTTGTTGAGGTACTCGGGCTAGTGCAAAAAGCATTAGTCCTGTTTGGCTTACCAAGCGGGAGTGAATCAACATCTCGCTTGGGTTTCTGAGCGAGATGTTTTTTTAAAAGCACATTTGGAAAAGGGGAAATCTTATGAGAACAGTTGAATTTCTAGATACCAGCCTTCGGGATGGAGAACAGACACCAGGTGTTAACTTTTCAATCAAGGAAAAAATTGCCATCGCAAGACAACTAGAAAAATGGGGCATTTCAGCCATTGAAGCTGGTTTTCCAGCGGCTAGTCCAGACTCATTTACGGCAGTGCAGGAGATTGCTAAGGTCTT encodes the following:
- a CDS encoding MmcQ/YjbR family DNA-binding protein, which codes for MFEIFKSYQFNQEKAHDYGFVENGGVWTYSCQILQDDFVMTVSITTDNVSFQVFDQETGDLYPQVHMESMTGSFVASVREACLEILYQIRKACFEVQDFICPQTKRIMTQVQEKYGNQLEYLWEKSPDTAVLRHEGNKKWYAVLMKISWDKLEKGREGQVEAVNLKHDQVADLLSHKGVYPAFHMNKRYWISVALDDTLSDKEVLEFIEKSWNLTTKK
- a CDS encoding copper homeostasis protein CutC, which gives rise to MIYEFCAENVTLLEKAMQAGARRIELCDNLAVGGTTPSYGVTKAAVELASNYDTIIMTMIRPRGGDFVYNDLEIDIMLEDIRLTAHAGSQGVVFGTLTADKKLDKPNLEKLIAASKGMEIVFHMAFDELSDEDQLEAIDWLSQAGVTRILTRAGVSGDSLEKRFAHYHRILEHAKGKIEILPGGGIDLDNRQTFINQLGVTQLHGTKVVF
- a CDS encoding YbaN family protein — encoded protein: MRLIYLIIGFLSLALAIIGVVLPLLPTTPFLLLSIACFSRSSKRFEDWLYHTKLYQAYVADFRETKSIARERKKKIIVSIYILMGISIYFAPLLPVKIGLGALTIFITYYLFKVIPDKE
- the dprA gene encoding DNA-processing protein DprA; translated protein: MKITNYEIYKLKKSGLTNQQILNVLEYGENVDQELLLGDIAEISGCRNPAVFMERYFQIDDTHLEKEFQKFPSFSILDDCYPWDLSEIYDAPVLLFYKGNLDLLKFPKVAVVGSRACSKQGVKSVEKVIQGLENELVIVSGLAKGIDTAAHMAALQNGGKTIAVIGTGLDVFYPKANKRLQDYIGNDHMVLSEYGPGEQPLKFHFPARNRIIAGLCRGVIVAEAKMRSGSLITCERAMEEGRDVFAIPGSILDGLSDGCHHLIQEGAKLVTSGQDVLAEFEF
- the topA gene encoding type I DNA topoisomerase — its product is MATATKKKKSTAKKNLVIVESPAKAKTIEKYLGRNYKVLASVGHIRDLKKSSMSVDIENNYEPQYINIRGKGPLINDLKKEAKKANKVFLASDPDREGEAISWHLAHILNLDENDANRVVFNEITKDAVKNAFKEPRKINMDLVDAQQARRVLDRLVGYSISPILWKKVKKGLSAGRVQSIALKLIIDRENEINVFQPEEYWTIDGIFKKGTKQFQASFYGVDGKKLKLTSNDEVKEVLSRLTSKDFSVDQVDKKERKRNAPLPYTTSSMQMDAANKINFRTRKTMMVAQQLYEGINIGSGVQGLITYMRTDSTRISPVAQNEAASFITDRFGSKYSKHGSKVKNASGAQDAHEAIRPSSVFNTPESIAKYLDKDQLKLYTLIWNRFVASQMTAAVFDTMAVKLSQNGVQFAANGSQVKFDGYLAIYNDSDKNKMLPDMAVGDVVKQINSKPEQHFTQPPARYSEATLIKTLEENGVGRPSTYAPTIETIQKRYYVRLVAKRFEPTELGEIVNKLIVEYFPDIVNVTFTAEMEGKLDDVEVGKEQWQRVIDAFYRPFSKEVAKAEEEMEKIQIKDEPAGFDCEVCGSPMVIKLGRFGKFYACSNFPDCRHTQAIVKEIGVECPSCHQGQIIERKTKRNRLFYGCNRYPDCEFTSWDKPVGRDCPKCGNFLMEKKVRGGGKQIVCSKGDYEEEKIK